A genomic window from Streptococcus sanguinis includes:
- a CDS encoding ROK family protein, with the protein MKHYFAIDIGGTNIKYGLIDEAETLVEAHEMPTEAHKGGPGIMQKVEGIVAAYLEKGALAGICISSAGMVDPDKGEIFYAGPQIPNYAGTQFKKVLEEKFSLPCEIENDVNCAGLAEAMSGSGKGAKIALCLTIGTGIGGCLVVDGQVFHGFSNSACEVGYLHLPDGAFQDVASTTALVNYVAELHGEDAEHWNGRRIFKEATEGNKLCIEGIDRMVGYLGQGIANICYVVNPEVVILGGGIMGQEAILRPRIQATLQDALVPSIADKTKLAFAHHQNTAGMFGAYYHFKNRQA; encoded by the coding sequence ATGAAACACTATTTTGCTATTGATATTGGCGGTACCAATATCAAGTATGGCTTAATTGACGAGGCGGAAACCTTGGTGGAAGCACATGAAATGCCAACAGAGGCCCACAAAGGCGGTCCGGGAATTATGCAGAAAGTTGAAGGCATTGTTGCAGCCTATTTAGAAAAAGGAGCTCTGGCTGGGATTTGTATTTCTTCAGCTGGTATGGTAGATCCAGACAAGGGTGAAATTTTCTATGCCGGGCCGCAGATTCCGAATTACGCTGGGACCCAGTTCAAAAAAGTGCTGGAAGAAAAATTCTCCCTGCCTTGTGAGATTGAAAATGATGTCAACTGTGCTGGCTTGGCGGAGGCTATGTCGGGCAGTGGCAAGGGAGCCAAGATTGCCCTTTGTTTGACAATCGGTACAGGTATCGGAGGCTGTCTGGTCGTAGATGGTCAGGTCTTCCATGGCTTTAGTAACTCTGCTTGTGAGGTCGGTTACCTGCATCTACCAGACGGAGCCTTTCAGGATGTGGCATCTACAACAGCTCTGGTCAATTATGTGGCTGAGCTACATGGAGAAGACGCAGAGCATTGGAATGGCCGTCGGATTTTCAAAGAAGCAACTGAGGGCAATAAACTCTGTATCGAGGGCATCGATCGCATGGTTGGCTATCTAGGTCAAGGAATTGCCAATATCTGCTATGTCGTTAATCCGGAAGTTGTTATCCTAGGAGGCGGCATCATGGGACAAGAAGCTATCCTTAGACCGCGGATTCAGGCGACTTTGCAGGATGCTTTAGTCCCAAGCATTGCTGACAAAACCAAACTGGCCTTTGCTCATCATCAAAATACTGCGGGTATGTTTGGAGCCTACTATCATTTCAAAAATAGACAAGCTTAA
- a CDS encoding DNA helicase: MTERSFIQEAAQLLDSLMEDFQKKTIQSSDEIRFYECLAEVLRSLEKAKAPDNRLLIALERFHKRASFLIGLSSLKMDQSTYQKWRAYDAFHMEKVQPQLEIYGPILPL; encoded by the coding sequence ATGACAGAAAGAAGTTTCATTCAGGAAGCTGCTCAGCTTCTAGATTCTTTGATGGAAGATTTTCAAAAGAAGACAATTCAATCAAGTGATGAAATCCGCTTTTACGAGTGCTTAGCAGAAGTTTTAAGGAGCTTGGAGAAAGCCAAAGCCCCGGATAACCGCCTCCTCATTGCTCTTGAAAGATTCCATAAACGTGCTAGTTTTTTAATTGGTCTTAGTAGCCTCAAAATGGATCAGTCTACTTATCAAAAGTGGCGTGCCTACGATGCTTTTCATATGGAAAAAGTTCAGCCTCAATTAGAAATCTACGGGCCAATCCTTCCCTTGTGA
- a CDS encoding MurR/RpiR family transcriptional regulator translates to MSQQNILAIIESHLDKMTDLEQRIGHYFLNPNSIQEDLSSLQVAQTLHISQAALTRFAKKCGFKGYREFSFQYLQDLPKAQTEADNMQSSLSRHVLYNYNQIHQQTKELIDEEKLERVAQIIEEADRVYFFGTGSSGLVARDMKLRFMRLGVVCEALTDQDGFAWTTSILDKNCLVIGFSLSGQTQSIIDSLIDAKNMGAKTILVTGQPEKIQEDFTEVVPVALQSKPEFILRISAQFPMLLMIDLIYAFFLEINREKKEKIFNSYWENQKLNGYYRRNTHKR, encoded by the coding sequence ATGAGTCAGCAGAATATCTTGGCCATCATTGAGAGCCATCTTGACAAGATGACCGACTTGGAACAGAGGATTGGTCACTATTTTTTGAATCCAAATAGTATTCAAGAGGATTTATCCTCTTTGCAAGTCGCTCAAACCTTGCACATTTCTCAAGCAGCCTTGACCCGTTTCGCCAAAAAATGTGGCTTTAAAGGTTATCGAGAATTTAGCTTTCAATATCTACAGGATCTACCAAAGGCACAAACCGAGGCGGATAATATGCAAAGCAGCTTATCTCGTCATGTCTTGTACAACTACAATCAAATCCACCAGCAAACAAAAGAACTGATAGATGAGGAAAAGCTGGAGCGAGTGGCTCAAATCATAGAAGAGGCGGACCGAGTTTATTTCTTTGGAACAGGGAGCTCGGGCTTAGTAGCACGTGATATGAAGCTGCGCTTCATGAGACTGGGAGTCGTTTGTGAAGCCCTAACCGACCAAGATGGCTTCGCTTGGACAACTAGTATTCTGGACAAGAACTGCCTCGTTATTGGATTTTCTCTATCCGGACAAACCCAGTCCATCATTGACAGCTTGATTGACGCTAAAAATATGGGAGCAAAAACCATCTTGGTGACAGGACAACCTGAAAAGATTCAAGAAGACTTCACTGAAGTCGTTCCTGTTGCCCTTCAAAGCAAGCCTGAGTTTATCCTGCGAATTTCAGCACAATTCCCCATGCTTCTCATGATCGATCTTATCTATGCCTTTTTCCTCGAGATTAACCGCGAGAAGAAAGAAAAAATCTTTAACAGCTATTGGGAAAACCAGAAATTGAATGGCTACTACCGTCGCAATACCCACAAAAGATAA